GATAAAAATCAATAGTTAGAAATTAATCTTTAAGAAATGAATTGCTATCATTGATTTGATAGATATGACACAAATAAGCAAAACTTTAGAAAAAGCAGTAGAAAATTTCGTTATTGAAAGATATCTGCCAATTTTAAGAATTACGCTAGGCTGGATGTATTTCTCAGCGTTTCTTAGGAGGACCATTAATGTGCCTGCTAAACTTAATCCATTGTCTACAGCATATGTTGGTGGTAAGTTAATAACATTCTTACCACATGCATGGCAGCCTATCGTTGGCCAACTCGAGTGGATATTACTGCATCCACACCTACTTTACATGTTCTTACTTCTCTTCACTGCCGTTGAGGGATTGTTCGGCCTATTAATGATACTTGGCCTTACAACGAGACTATCAGGACTTGTAATAACTCTCTTAGCCTGGAGCATTGGGGCTGCTGGTGGTTGGTTGGGGCCCACGTGCGTTGATGAGTGGCAGATAGCGGCTGTTGAGGGGGCTGCTGCATTAATGTTCATGTTTACTGGTAGTAGGTGGTTATCAATAGATCAATACTTAGCGAAGAAGTACCCAAGAGGATTGAAAATATGGAAATTCTACATACCA
This is a stretch of genomic DNA from Vulcanisaeta moutnovskia 768-28. It encodes these proteins:
- a CDS encoding TQO small subunit DoxD is translated as MTQISKTLEKAVENFVIERYLPILRITLGWMYFSAFLRRTINVPAKLNPLSTAYVGGKLITFLPHAWQPIVGQLEWILLHPHLLYMFLLLFTAVEGLFGLLMILGLTTRLSGLVITLLAWSIGAAGGWLGPTCVDEWQIAAVEGAAALMFMFTGSRWLSIDQYLAKKYPRGLKIWKFYIPLW